TCCAGCCCCTGTCACAGCCCACTCCCCTGCCTGAAGGTCTGTCACCAGCCATGGAGAAGAGAGCTCAAGACCTGGCCCTGGTATGGCACCGGACATTGGGCTTTGCGTTATGCTGTGCCCTTATGTTGTTGAGTGCCACattgattgatgtattggttgatctTATTCAGGCTGCAAAGGGGTTGGAGGGAGAGTCAAAGGTCAAGTTCTTCACACCAGAGGTCAACACCATCCTACTGGAGTAAGTCACTTGGTTTGGTTTCATGTTTAAACTACTATCAAAAACATTGTCTCATACAAGTCCCATAACAATGTTCAGCCTTACGAgtaatggatgtgtgtgtggtcctcagCATTGAGCTGCAGTGCAGAGATGTGAGTGGCCAGGTGCGTTCTAAGGTGTACACACACCTTGCCTCATTCCTCCCCTGCAGCAGAGACACACTGCTGAAACGGGTCAAGAAACTACTGCTGACACAGGTAACACAGGATGGCTCGTCctctgttgtgtgtatgtgtgtgtgtgtgcaggcgcaAATCTTTGTCTGTGGTTTAGGAGGAGCCTCTCCAGAGGTTGAGGCAGGCAATCGACAAGGTGATGCCAGAACAGATCTCCCGTTACCACGACGACTGCCAGGCCCACGCCCAGGCCAGGGCCGCTAAGTAAGTCACCATGGCAACTATCGTCAACACACAGAACATAATAAATCATAGTCCACTTATTAATGTGCAACTTGGAGTGATCTTGCTAACCCGTGTGGCTGGCTGCCGCGCTAACCCGTGTGGCTGGCTGCCGCGCTAACCCGTGTGGCTGGCTGCCGCACTAACCCGTGTGGCTGGCTGACCGTTCCAGGATGGTGGAGGAGAGTAAAGAGCGAGAACAGAAGGAGAACACGGGgtcagaagaggagggggaggagaggagtggcaaACGAGTGGTGGGCCCCAGGAAGAAATTCAGATGGAACCAAGAGATCAGGTTACTTTTTCATGTTCTAAATGTTTACTCATCAttctatcaacacacacacatacgtttaAACACCTATGGTGACTATCCTATCTTGCCCGWTAGGGAGTGCCTGTGCATTGCGGTTCGGGTGCGGATGGACAGATTCCAAGTGGAGAAAGGGAAAACTGAGACGCAGGGACCGGAGGAGTTCCTGAAAGCTTTCTTGGACACAGAGATCAAACCCCTCTGGCCTAAAGGCTGGATGCagcccaggtacacacacacgcaagcacaacCTTCAAATATTCCACTTTACTTGTTCATGCGTCTTTTACTAGTGTTTTGGTTCCTCAGAGTGCTGCTAAAGGAGAGTAGAAGATTCCACTGCCCCACTGCACCTCTACAGCAGTAAGTATCCTCCATAGAACTAGGAATTATAACTTTTTTCTCCATAAGATCTCTTTGGTGGCGTCCACCGAAATTCTTTAGTAGCTCAACCAAGGTGTTGCTGCTGGGCTGGCGCTCTCTGACTGCATCACACAGATGCAAacagtttttctttttgtaaggAGTGCAATAAGTAATGTTAGTGAAGGAAAACGTGTTCCCTCCCACAGAGTGAAGAGGAAGTTGAAGTCGGAGAAGAAACGGTACTCTTTGGGCAGTGCTCCAACTCTTCCAGGGACCTCCAGTGGGCCTGTGGAGCCTCAGGTTTTCCTAGGAGTTCAACCCCAGAACGGATCACCTCTTCTGGGCTCAGGCGTATCCGCAGCCCCTCAGAATCTCGATGACTCTCTGGACCAGGGTCGCATCCTCACACCCCCCTCTTTAGGGGTTGTGAAAGAGGAGCTAGCTGAGCTGAGGGGGGAGGAGAGTTGCAGGGCTGATTCTGGTTTCCCCATCGCTGTGTTGACCCGCTACGATGATTTGAAACCTGTGCCTGTCAGCACGTCAGCCAATACCAACACACATGCTCAGTCAACGACCGCGAACACACACCCTCAGACGAACACTCACTCCCAGTCTCCTCTGACCGTGCTACCTGACCAGGCGCTGGCGCAAGTCCACAGCCACAAAGACTACATTTCCCAGGGGCACCTAGCATTGACGCAGGACCTTTCACTCCAGAATGGCCACCCTCCtccaccacagaagaagaagaagaaacgggTAACCACATTATTCCAAGTTGACAGATGGGTAGAATGCATTATAATGTGTTTGTGATTAGAGTTGCAAAATTTTGGgaattttaaataaattccctggtttcccCGAAATCCCGGTTCTAGGTTTCTAGAATCAGGAGAGAATAAGCAGAAAATCCGGGattctccaaccaggatttctggaaagttccaggaattttgcaaccctagttgtgATGCATAAAGCCATTTGGTTTATTTGTTAGTTCCGGATTCTGAAAGTCAtaggctttgtcccaaatggcaSATttttccctatgaagtgcactacaaTGTGAATCGGGTGCCatagtttgtttgttgtttgcaggttTCTGAGGTGTCTGTGCTAAGCTTGCCTGCTCCAGAACASAAACCCACTCCTGGTCTTCCTGGAATCCCTCTACTCCATGCCCTGGGTTTCCCGCTTTCCGCCTTCGGACCAGGAACCATGGGAACGCTGACCCAGTCGCAACATTCCAAAGACGCCCTGGTCACCGGCACCACCCCTGGAACGTTCCACCACGGACTCACGCACAGTAAGTGTGTGTGATGCATCTACGGTTGTATTTAGCATTCGAGGGGATTGGCCTGAGAAAATGCCCTGTCAATGTTCAACTGGACTTCACTTACTAGCGGCACTGTTGACTTAAAGGGATGCTCACTCACTTTCTGCATCCTTCCC
This DNA window, taken from Salvelinus sp. IW2-2015 unplaced genomic scaffold, ASM291031v2 Un_scaffold2476, whole genome shotgun sequence, encodes the following:
- the LOC112074058 gene encoding ubinuclein-1-like, with translation MAEPRRVQLTTLSGNVPLQSAVVVKPALPPKEAVTVTPVAASTSSSWGSPTKQPVATSNSSSQGSSSKLVKTERFVLTLFEPDQHRCPEFYYPELVYKKKSVSDKDVPNTIEQENXEKDELGXIARRFEDKYGCGNKRKKDRIQDLVDIGYGYDNEDSFIDNSEAYDELVPASLNTKLGGFYVNSGPLQFRQASDTETGDDFMTKNQQPKPSKKRRKEEGKVKRRTHPGQVATENPTLSNTGVLPDKNMWEEKPKKKKKPAGPLSVTDMLRKFQKQKDKEKLKREKEGEQQKFGLGKTTLPTTPYVSADPAGGGANLADPLLSLIGSTNDRAFLQAASTLDFDLDLDTLLDASAETLANQVVVAMTLTNQEVNAKTLAYKEVNGLGAGGDPSASTLESHTQTPIDPVPQPQXQIDLVPESISKPQAPKPSTQPQPVSGPQVQPLSQPTPLPEGLSPAMEKRAQDLALAAKGLEGESKVKFFTPEVNTILLDIELQCRDVSGQVRSKVYTHLASFLPCSRDTLLKRVKKLLLTQEEPLQRLRQAIDKVMPEQISRYHDDCQAHAQARAAKMVEESKEREQKENTGSEEEGEERSGKRVVGPRKKFRWNQEIRECLCIAVRVRMDRFQVEKGKTETQGPEEFLKAFLDTEIKPLWPKGWMQPRVLLKESRRFHCPTAPLQQVKRKLKSEKKRYSLGSAPTLPGTSSGPVEPQVFLGVQPQNGSPLLGSGVSAAPQNLDDSLDQGRILTPPSLGVVKEELAELRGEESCRADSGFPIAVLTRYDDLKPVPVSTSANTNTHAQSTTANTHPQTNTHSQSPLTVLPDQALAQVHSHKDYISQGHLALTQDLSLQNGHPPPPQKKKKKRVSEVSVLSLPAPEXKPTPGLPGIPLLHALGFPLSAFGPGTMGTLTQSQHSKDALVTGTTPGTFHHGLTHNGSQLVGEGPNAQRKLQ